In Aspergillus nidulans FGSC A4 chromosome II, a single window of DNA contains:
- a CDS encoding phosphatidylinositol-specific phospholipase C domain-containing protein (transcript_id=CADANIAT00003988) yields MGWDEKGIHCGVWINHTEVDVIFQYKNDVRRFHMRDKWGDWGYGINLFLGDDVTPTSTTVNPWSSTDMKVKGGTAEKFEFRVVRNGKTLVSRWQDINAYTGNLGDGDMGKVPGEQKITIADGLIIQYTFYDAGNYHTDDLPSAHQCYVTVAPDRSAWMAVVMPPGSPTAQKPFHRFVLPAAHNFGFNTMDNCAVIASKLGPAALVTEVLLPLLGPLGFIGHLGPIAASKALGIMEATSRNQKDNVPDQLAMGARFFEVRASRLNPQLRSLTGLNDLYFHHGMLPGQPILTFFQDAVNFLCAQRTEIIVVWFTWNQWSEANPEPETVLKMLQDCFNDAKTKGVTLERGTFADLDRPVDTLRQENKRFILSFKNDGYNPYDNFDTKRHAVADGSGIITELSEMSAEKQKGTPMTYLQCQTTMSSNTYGLAAAITFHNRVLLAQKAKTDPLTLDWLYAHVKARLGDDHLLVIMNDFFDLATSDVANQLTKTRLWDP; encoded by the coding sequence ATGGGCTGGGACGAGAAGGGAATCCATTGCGGTGTGTGGATTAACCATACCGAAGTGGACGTTATCTTCCAGTACAAGAATGATGTCCGTCGATTCCACATGAGGGACAAGTGGGGTGATTGGGGATACGGAATCAATTTGTTtctcggcgatgatgtgaCGCCAACCAGCACCACCGTCAACCCCTGGAGCAGCACGGATATGAAAGTCAAAGGCGGAACGGCTGAGAAGTTTGAATTCCGAGTTGTGCGCAATGGCAAGACCCTAGTCTCTCGTTGGCAGGACATCAATGCGTACACTGGCAAtctcggcgatggcgatatgGGCAAGGTCCCTGGCGAGCAGAAGATTACCATTGCCGATGGCCTCATTATCCAGTATACCTTTTATGACGCAGGCAACTATCACACTGACGACCTGCCGAGCGCCCATCAGTGCTATGTTACTGTCGCTCCAGATCGGTCAGCGTGGATGGCCGTGGTAATGCCACCTGGATCACCGACTGCGCAAAAGCCGTTCCATCGCTTTGTTCTACCCGCTGCCCATAACTTCGGCTTCAATACTATGGACAATTGTGCGGTAATAGCGAGTAAACTAGGGCCTGCAGCCCTTGTCACTGAGGTCCTGCTCCCTCTCCTTGGTCCCCTGGGCTTCATAGGACATTTGGGCCCGATTGCCGCGTCAAAGGCACTGGGCATTATGGAGGCGACGTCGCGCAACCAGAAAGACAACGTCCCAGATCAGTTGGCAATGGGGGCTCGGTTCTTTGAAGTGCGAGCATCCCGACTCAACCCGCAATTGCGCAGCTTGACCGGCCTCAATGACTTGTATTTTCACCACGGCATGCTTCCAGGTCAGCCAATCCTCACCTTTTTCCAGGACGCCGTCAACTTCCTGTGCGCGCAGCGGACCGAGATCATCGTGGTCTGGTTTACCTGGAACCAATGGAGCGAAGCCAACCCCGAGCCCGAAACCGTGTTGAAAATGCTCCAGGACTGCTTTAATGATGCCAAAACTAAAGGTGTGACGCTGGAACGAGGCACGTTCGCGGATTTGGATCGCCCAGTCGACACATTGCGCCAGGAAAACAAGCGCTTTATCTTGTCTTTTAAGAACGATGGTTACAACCCTTACGACAACTTCGATACGAAGCGGCATGCCGTCGCTGACGGCTCTGGAATTATCACTGAACTCAGCGAGATGTCGGCTGAGAAACAAAAGGGAACACCCATGACTTATTTGCAGTGTCAAACTACCATGAGCTCGAATACCTATGGTCTGGCAGCGGCAATCACGTTCCATAATCGGGTTCTTTTAGCGCAGAAGGCCAAAACTGATCCCTTGACGCTGGATTGGCTGTATGCACATGTGAAGGCTCGGCTTGGTGATGATCATCTTCTTGTTATCATGAACGACTTCTTTGACCTGGCGACGTCGGATGTTGCGAACCAGCTTACCAAGACGAGGCTCTGGGATCCCTAG
- a CDS encoding Zn(II)2Cys6 transcription factor (transcript_id=CADANIAT00003989) — MADNAQRPRPPPNRRRDKVQLSCDPCRRRKLRCDRQHPCGACSRRGLTHSCSYATTSSPPDARRNVQRSVAPRQSTSLQGRISELESLVVTLMKGQPLPSPPALASPRPSSLSIADGFSEIQRLNENHAGAASPADPGTLKLRESGTSYFQSIHWEAILTKIRGLKEDLVTDSTALPGSHLFYGPNRHATRDEILAAVPPRTVVDRLMALHFDSYMITPYLIHCNKLLRETFTIDFADERAESLKVEYLTMKDVFREKAVQCLILSRYTRGGPYILETLITILTGEFVLLKESATDSWLLISLILHLAVRMGYHRDPDHFPGVSPFESEMRRRVWAIIIQLDLALSLEMGLPRSATDTHIDTKQPRNLYDSDFDEDTTEMPPPRPETEWTPVLPLIAKGRLISALGLICDINSDINPPSYDELIKADALLEDVHNRAIPPVLRWQSMPAPITDSPSLVVQRVSVEMTYHKSRILLYRRALINYPVRQPQERDRESMLHEESQPFGRLYQLRWKVSHIFNQDVLLATSVLCLYLQDVDKFEVSETAGQTTWSLRAEEIRQQLTISHKVWLQISTASAEAGKVAKALSIVLGNTEASVVDGNGCASYDFLTDFDARPLNELGAAFNNQCEKHTPPYRLPLMKVLSDFPSGFYYPLTFFDNVLESRGV; from the exons ATGGCCGACAATGCTCAACGTCCGCGTCCGCCGCCTAATCGACGCAGAGACAAAGTCCAGCTTTCCTGCGACCCTTGCAGACGCCGAAA GCTGAGGTGTGACCGACAGCACCCATGCGGAGCTTGCTCAAGGCGTGGCCTCACCCACTCTTGCAGTTATGCTACGACGTCTTCTCCGCCCGATGCTCGGCGTAATGTTCAGCGGTCCGTTGCTCCACGGCAGTCCACCAGCCTTCAAGGCAGAATCTCTGAACTGGAGAGCCTTGTCGTGACACTCATGAAAGGCCAGCCACTCCCAAGCCCGCCCGCCCTGGCATCGCCGAGACCAAGCTCGCTATCAATCGCAGATGGGTTCTCTGAGATTCAGAGACTGAATGAAAATCACGCTGGAGCTGCATCGCCGGCCGACCCTGGCACCCTAAAGTTGCGCGAGTCTGGGACCAGCTATTTCCAGAGTATTCATTGGGAGGCTATCCTGACCAAAATAAGAGGATTGAAGGAGGATTTGGTCACTGATAGCACGGCTCTGCCCGGTTCGCACTTGTTCTATGGCCCGAACCGTCATGCCACTCGAGATGAAATCCTGGCTGCTGTTCCTCCTCGTACAGTTGTTGACCGCCTCATGGCCCTTCATTTTGATTCCTACATGATCACTCCGT ATCTCATTCATTGCAATAAATTACTCCGAGAG ACCTTCACCATTGACTTTGCCGACGAGCGGGCCGAATCGCTCAAGGTGGAGTATCTTACTATGAAAGATGTCTTCCGGGAGAAGGCCGTTCAGTGTCTCATTTTGTCCAGGTATACAAGGGGAGGCCCGTATATCCTGGAAACTCTTATAACGATCCTTACTGGAGAGTTTGTGCTCTTGAAAGAGAGCGCGACGGATAGCTGGCTTTTGATCAGTCTGATACTCCATCTTGCAGTGCGCATGGGCTATCACCGAGACCCAGATCACTTTCCTGGAGTATCTCCATTCGAGAGTGAGATGCGTAGACGCGTCTGGGCTATAATCATTCAATTAGATCTCGCTCTCTCCTTGGAGATGGGCCTTCCTCGAAGTGCCACAGATACGCACATCGATACAAAACAGCCCCGCAATCTGTACGACAGCGATTTTGATGAAGACACAACCGAGATGCCTCCGCCGAGGCCAGAAACAGAATGGACGCCGGTGCTCCCTCTCATTGCGAAAGGGCGACTAATATCAGCCCTTGGCTTGATTTGCGACATCAACAGCGATATTAATCCCCCTTCCTACGACGAGCTTATTAAGGCCGACGCACTTCTTGAAGACGTGCACAATCGTGCGATTCCGCCTGTGCTGCGCTGGCAAAGTATGCCAGCACCCATTACGGATAGTCCAAGCCTTGTGGTACAGCGGGTGAGTGTGGAGATGACCTATCACAAATCACGCATCCTACTGTACCGAAGAGCATTGATCAACTACCCAGTTAGACAACCCCAAGAGCGGGACAGGGAGTCG ATGCTTCACGAAGAGTCTCAGCCATTTGGTCGTTTGTATCAGCTTAGATGGAAGGTCAGCCATATTTTTAACCAGGATGTTCTCCTCGCAACGAGCGTTCTTTGTCTTTATCTTCAAGACGTCGATAAATTTGAAGTATCCGAGACTGCGGGACAGACAACGTGGTCGCTTAGGGCTGAAGAGATTCGACAGCAACTAACAATATCGCACAAGGTTTGGCTTCAAATTAGTACGGCATCTGCGGAAGCTGGGAAAGTAGCAAAGGCTCTTAGCATCGTCCTTGGAAATACAGAAGCGTCTGTCGTGGACGGTAACGGCTGCGCTTCTTACGACTTTCTGACGGATTTTGATGCCAGGCCTCTCAATGAACTTGGCGCAGCTTTCAACAATCAATGTGAGAAACACACTCCGCCATACCGATTGCCACTGATGAAAGTTTTATCAGATTTTCCGTCTGGCTTCTACTATCCTCTCACATTTTTCGATAACGTACTGGAATCTCGGGGAGTATGA
- a CDS encoding MFS transporter (transcript_id=CADANIAT00003990) has product MAVDLELAYEKPAISGDGHDQQSSEPDQTAFEQETKDNVVDWDGPGDPHNPRNWPAWRRMSQVVLASGFLLTANLAATMFAPGAASLAKEFHITSSTIVSLTVSIYLCGFAVGPMFIAPLSELYGRLVIYHACNVIYIGFLIGCALAKNTGMFLVFRFLAGCASSGPLTVGGGTVADVVPPAQRGRAMSLFSTGPLLGPVLGPIIGGFVSELIGWRWTFWIITVLAGVLFIISIFFLRETNAAVLLEWKAARLRKETGNTALVSKMDRGLTPRQLFVRAITRPTKFLLLSPIVLLLSLLCAFVFGLLFMLFTTFPTVFEEQYNFSAGISGLSYLGVGIGMAVSLGVFAAVSDKLQKALGDSPKPEGRLKPMAWVMPAVPVGIFWYGWAAEKQTHWIVPIIGTSFFGFGLLWIIMPTQLYMVDAFGPEAAASALAANVILRLLFAAFVPLAGPPF; this is encoded by the exons ATGGCGGTCGATTTGGAATTGGCCTATGAAAAGCCGGCGATATCGGGAGATGGCCATGACCAACAATCTAGCGAACCTGACCAAACAGCGTTTGAACAAGAGACAAAAGACAATGTCGTCGACTGGGATGGGCCAGGCGATCCCCATAATCCACGGAACTGGCCAGCATGGAGACGCATGAGCCAAGTCGTGCTCGCCAGCGGTTTCTTGCTCACTGC CAACCTCGCCGCGACAATGTTTGCCCCTGGAGCCGCCTCGCTTGCGAAGGAGTTCCATATCACGAGTTCCACCATTGTCAGTCTCACCGTGTCCATTTACCTTTGCGGCTTCGCCGTTGGGCCAATGTTCATTGCCCCGCTCTCTGAACTGTATGGACGTCTTGTGATCTACCACGCCTGCAATGTCATTTACATTGGCTTCCTCATCGGATGTGCGCTGGCCAAAAACACAGGCATGTTCCTCGTTTTTCGATTTCTGGCCGGATGTGCATCTTCGGGCCCATTGACAGTTGGTGGAGGAACCGTTGCCGACGTCGTCCCGCCCGCTCAGCGTGGAAGGGCCATGTCTCTATTCTCTACAGGACCACTTCTGGGACCA GTCTTGGGCCCAATTATCGGGGGTTTCGTGTCCGAGTTAATCGGCTGGCGATGGACATTTTGGATCATTACAGTTCTA GCAGGAGTATTGTTCATCATAtcgatcttcttcctccgcgaGACAAATGCCGCCGTGCTGCTAGAATGGAAGGCTGCTCGTCTCCGGAAAGAAACTGGTAATACGGCTCTGGTTTCGAAGATGGATCGAGGCCTGACCCCCCGCCAGCTATTCGTCCGCGCGATTACTCGACCAACAAAGTTTCTCCTCTTGTCCCCTATCGTGCTCCTCCTATCACTTCTGTGCGCGTTCGTTTTCGGCCTCCTTTTTATGCTGTTCACTACGTTTCCCACGGTCTTTGAGGAACAATACAATTTCTCCGCCGGCATTTCTGGCCTGTCATATCTCGGCGTTGGAATTGGAATGGCCGTCTCTCTCGGAGTCTTTGCCGCTGTGAGCGACAAGCTGCAAAAGGCACTTGGAGATTCGCCCAAACCTGAAGGGCGCCTAAAGCCCATGGCGTGGGTCATGCCCGCCGTACCGGTCGGCATCTTCTGGTATGGCTGGGCTGCCGAGAAGCAGACTCACTGGATCGTGCCCATCATCGGGACATCCTTCTTTGGGTTCGGCCTTCTCTGGATCATAATGCCGACACAGCTCTACATGGTGGATGCTTTTGGGCCTGAGGCTGCCGCCTCTGCTTTGGCTGCAAACGTCATTCTCCGACTTCTTTTTGCAGCTTTTGTTCCATTGGCAGGGCCACCTTT CTAG